The Toxoplasma gondii ME49 chromosome XI, whole genome shotgun sequence region gggaaggaaaaaaaacggaggcTTTGCACCAGGCAAATAGATGTGCCTTCTGTTCTTGAACGGAACAACCAATCCTCGGTTTTTCGACTGGGTGTGAAGTCTCGAATGCCCAACATACCTGAATAAGAAGGAAACCAGACACATTACGCGAGGGAAGAAACTTGCTTCTGTCAAACATCCCGTTTCCAACCCCAAAGCGCTCATTGGTTTTTCGTATACCGTTACCTACCCTAGAGAACAACCAGATCGTTCGAAGAATTGCCTTCAGGACACTCTGGAATATCAGAGGAGCGGCTTCCAGACAGGCTAGTCTGTACAGAACGCGCACTGCTTTCTCCTAGAACGTTATTTCCAGCAGTTGCACAATCGCCTCTCACTCCTTTTCCAGTTTTTTGACCAAGAAAATGCCAGTTGGATCAAAGAAACGACTGCGATTTTGGGTTCCGTTTGCCGTTACTCGCTGGGCAGCAGCGGCACCGCCGCAGGCCGTCAGAAGTGTCGATAgacttcgccttcttctccgtctgacGAACCGCTGTCCCATCTCAAATTTCTGTGCCCACCTAGGCTTATTTTGAACCATTCTTCCCTTCGAAGACAAAGTTTTAGAGCTTCACAGCAATGCAGAGTGACATGGAACCCCCTTGTTAAGCGCACAGCTCTATGTGGGTTCTTAATCATCCCTAGAGGGGGATAAGTATGTCATTCCAAGTTCTCGTGTGCTTTTCATAACCATTGTGTTCAGTGCAATAAGTAGAGTGGTACGCAGCGCGTATTTGAAAAACCATCATTTGCGTACAAGCTGTACAAGTATCACGATATTCATTTTGGTAGTTTGTTGCATGTTGTTAGTCTGCACGGAATACACGGATCCGATTCTAGAAAACGACGTTGACAAAcctgttttccttcgctcACTGACACAAAACACGACGTCTTACTGGACTCTGTGTATCTGCGAGACCGGGTTAGAAGCTCATGTGTTTCAGACCAGTCTTCAGTTATTTCCGTAAATCTACCCGAAGACGCCCTTCCCGGTCGGTGGCTGACTTAGGCTTTACAACCACGCTTGGGACATCCTCGGATGGGAACATCACCTTACTGCTTTCAGGGAAAAAAACTCAAACACCGCCGTTCATTTGCGGCTCATTCCTCGAGTGTCAAACCCTTGGCATTGCCTCACGAACCACGCAGGAGTGCCTCGGCGTGCATCAATTGCATCATTTCACGCATGCCCTAGGCAGGGAGTCCACATAAATATTGTAGGCAATTCCACAGCCAGCGTAGAGTCTGAAATTGACGTTTGTACGTCATGTTCCGCGAGATTTAAAACTACAGGTTCAGCCGGTATCCTCAAGAGCAGCTGGCACGAGGAGACCACCGGCAGGATGGCCGAGTGGTCTAAGGCGCTGCGTTAAGGCCGCAGTCCGAAAGGGCGTGGGTTCGAACCCCACTCCTGTCATGATTCTGTTTTTGTTGACATTTTTCATCAGTCCAAAATTCACTTTACCCAGTCCTCTAATCACTGTGTCACATCCTGTAGTTCCCGTGAAAAAGCCCATTTGTGCTAATGACCCGACTGCTCAATTCTGTATTCGCGCACATCACGGATGGCTGCGGTGTAGAATTTGGAGAAGTGGTAGAAATatgaaaaaggaaggaaattGCGAGTTCGCCTCTCAGAACACAAAAGACTAGTGCAAACTAGTGGAAAACGATTTGTACAACCGGCGCAAGCCTACCAACTATCAAACTGCCTCGTGTTAGTACTCTCCCCTGGCGAATCTACACCCGAGATATCCTCGCAGATCACGCACCACTAAACATAGTTAGCCTGTCCATTTCTATCTCGCACAGTCCACCTGTTCCTTACCGCGTACATGCAAACATTTTTTGTGTTCATAGGCGTGGTGCACCCAGGAAGCAACAGTAGTGAGGAATAGagtgaggcagagaagactgGCCGATACGAGAAGGTGTACACGAACAGGAAAACGGTATGTTTGGCgcgtgaaggagagaaaaacacttCAGGGCGGgcatgcgaagaagcgcCCGGACCCAAAACATCCCAATggcaagagacagaaaaaactgcGGTGAAACCATGCAACCCCAAAGGTGGGGATTTTGTGTATTTCCCAACGAAAGCTTTTCAGtagcctttcttctccatcgtGGAAAGGGTGGAAACTCAACATCGACGCAGCGAAGGCTCAGAGGAATCGAGAACAAAAAAAGACAaattgcatgcacagaaaacacacaaccACAGATGTGCACCTGTCACACTGGGCGTTCCCTCCTTTTTGAGAACGCAAGAAATCCACTCCCACCTCAAACGGATACCGGGAAAATAAAAACATGTCGGTAACTTTATGCATGTGCGCATGAatccatgtatatacacccaCGCATACGaaggcatatatatatatatatatatatatacacatgcacagaagtgtcaggaaaggaaaaagagaaaaaccagAGTTTGTGGTTAACAGGCACATTCAGATGTAGGCCTGTCTGAGTTCGCCTAATAATAATACAGCCATACAGGGGGAGTTGGTTGTCCgtgtctctgaagaaaaacgattCTCTGTCTCAGCTTGTGTTTGCGTGAAAGGAAGCTACCACAGAGGAGGCGCTAGCACCACGAACTTTCTCGATCTCTGAAAACTGAGCAGCCGCAGGCACTAATCTCGGTCTcgtgagaaagagagacgaagatggAACAGATGTGTGCAGACGGATGCGTCGAATCGCGAAGCAACGAGCTGCGACCCAGAAATCACTTGGACCAACGAAACGGCATCGACCAGAGCCTTCCGGTTTCCGCGTGCTCTCAGTTCGTGTTTCAGCGAATCAGAACGCCGGTTTCATGAACTTCTCACTCGAATCCCTGAGAAACGCTTTCCCCCCAGAAACGGGTCCTTTCCGCATGCCGCAGTCTTTCCGACTCGCAGCGACTCGGCGCGGTCGGCCCTCTCTCTCACAGCGGGGAAAAGCATGTTTTTTTTTTGCTTTGGAAAGTCACAAAGAAATGAAGTCGCGTCTCGCTAGCTGTGCAGGGCGTAACAAAACAAGTGCAATACAGAATACACCTCTGCGAAAACCTCGCGGAGTCCCATGACCCATTATACGCACTGTTCCCTCAggccttcttgtctcctccgtaTTTTCcggtctccctcttctcttgcaCCTGACACTTGGACATATCTTAAGAAGCTGTCTCGGTCTTGTCCTTCTCGACAGACAGCTGTCgcggcttttctctttctctttcgacaGAGACGGGCTGTTTCTTAAGCTGGTCCCGAGCCGCTTCCAGTGGTGCTCTTCAGAACGGGCACCGGCGAACTGGctgaaactgcatgcgcgcgacTCTGAGTATGTTCTGCTCCGAAGTGAATGCTTTCTTTCAGAAACGGGTGCTGCAAAGCCTCGTCGGGGGTTAGGCGCTTCTGCGGGTCGAGCGCCAAACATTTTTCCAGCAAATCCCCAAGTTGCCGCATCTTTCGCCGCAAGAAGTTGATCTTCGGCGAGTTCCCTAAGAGAAGAACGGCACACACAAGTTCAACTCTGGACCAGCAATGGAACCCAACCACAACAGTTggacagaaagacgcagatTAAAGACGAACGCCTCTCCACGCAGTccctgtacatacacacctCGCGCAGAAGACAAAGCTGTGCAGGCACTACGTCCACAGACTACACAGTTGGGCAAGAGTCTCGAGAACAAATATCGACACGCACAAAGATAAACCTTTGACTGAGAGATATACATGCACGTAGACGTAGAAATACCGAggtacatatgcatgtgtaggGTGTGATTCGCCTGCGTACCTTTGAGCCAATGCTGTTTTTCGATGAGGTTCTCAGTCAAGTTGCGAGTGGGTCGGAGGTCGTGAAGTACGCGAGTCACTTCTTTCTTGAAgaacgcgtctctgtctcggtaAATGAAATCGAGATTTTCATCGAAGTGGTGACTGGACAGCTGGCCCGCCTTTATCATTTTCGTTGGAATCTTCCCCTTCACCTCCATGATGCACTTCAACATGTCGTTGTTCGTTCTTCCCTGAGCAAAAACCACAGACACGATTGCATGCTGAGGTTGACCGACCTTTGCAGCCATCTGCGCGGTCTCGACACCACCTGCTCCGATCGACGCGCCTCTCCACGAGCAAGAATGCATCTACACTGCTGATGTAGCTCTTGTCTCGGTGCGTTCTCATCTCGCGCTGAGTTCTTCAAAGCATTTGCAGAAAAGATGATTGAATAGTCAAAAACATTCTGACAAACAAAACGACCCACTTCGGAGCTGAACACATCCTCCGCCGATCGTGACAGCCACCCAGAGTGTATCTGctttctccgcgttttttttGCTTCACTCGCAGTAGAGACTCCCAAGAAGGAGCTGATCAAGTATCCAGTCAGAGATGATTGCTCCCAGTACAGTGACGCCGGCCACAGTAGCGTCTACGTCTTCGGTTTCTATCCATCAAAAGAAACCTCCGAAgttccgcgtctctcgttcACCGCGTCTCCCTTTACCGCTGTgtccgcttctctgttcgttctctctgctctccctctcgttcattccctttctctcgctttctctcgcctctcttaatctcttcgcttttttctctcttctcctccgttcctTTGCCTCGTCACGGCCAACCTTTCTCACCGGGAAGAGCACCTGTCCAGTGGCGAGTTCGTAGATGGTGGCTGCGGCGCTCCACACATCGATTTGCAGGTCGTATCTACAGCCGAGAATGATTTCCGGTGCGCGGTAGAACCTGCTGACGAGGTACGCGGTGATTTCGTTGTCGGAGACGTCGCTCGCACTGCCCAAGTCGCAGACCTTGAGGCTGCTAAATTTCTCGTTCAAGAGGATGTTATCGGGCTTCAAGTCCGCGTGGATGATGCGGCAGCGACTGAGGTGTTTGAGCGCCACAAACAGCTGCTTGCTGTACGCGTGGATCGCGGGGGCGTTCAGGCCTTTCCCTCCTCCGTACTTCTTCAGCGCTGTGCGGAGATTCCCCCAGAGCCACtcaaagacgagacagaaatgtCCGCGGTACTCGAAATGTCTGAGGAGGCGCACGATGTGCCGCTTGTCGTCTTTGTCTGTCGAGTTGAGGAGTCGGAGAAtgctcgtttccttctccgcagCCTTCTTCATCATGTCGTTGTGCCGAATGCACTTGATGGCGACGAACCGCTTCTCCTGGAGGTCGTAGCACTTTAAGACGTTCGAGAAAACGCCCTTTCCTATCGCCTCACACTCCACCCGGTACCGTCCGTCGTCGAGCAGCTCACCCACAGTCGCCTGGTAGTATCCCTCCGAGTCGTTCCAGTTCTCCGCCGGTCCCGCTGTCGCGGAGACACTCACTGttgctcgcttcttcctcgaccgCTTGCTCGCGCCCTGCGagctcttcgtcgccgtcgaAAACATGTCCAcgtcgtcgttcttctcctcggaAGAAGTTCCACTTTCTTCATCCTCTGCGCTCTCCTTCATCTGAATCACAAAGCGGCgcagcttctgcttctcctctcgcaaCCGCTTCTGCAGAGCCTCCATGTCCAAACCCCCCAGCGCCGTCAACGCAGACGCTGGCACAGACGCCCCCGCAGACGCGCTcgccggcttcttctcccctgtctccgcaaaatctgtctccttcccgaAGCCGGTCTCCTcgccagctgtctccttctgttcgTCGCTCTTCCCGTTGGTCGGCGACGCGCGCCGCACAGAGCAGACTTCAGACGGACTGCTCTCCTCGAAGTCCGAcacagacggcgaagacaTCTCTACAGACACCAAGCTGTCCCCGTCGTGGTGAAACAGAGCCTCCTGAATGTTCGCCGACTGcacgcagaagcgaaggaaaaacggagagatgTTCTAAGAACATGAAGAACCGGAATGCGACAAAAACCTCAAAAAAAGAGTTGCGTAAAAGGATATAGCGACGACCCTCGTGTGGGCCTCAGGCGGCCTCTATAGAGGAGAGACTTGCGACGTCTTTGTGCCCATCGATCTTCGTGAGCACGGAGAGCCGAGCTTAAACAGTTGGTATCTCGCTGGCACTGCATGCATAATAGCTTGCACACTGTGGCTCTTCTTCACGGGAGCACCGGTTCCTGAGATTCCAATCCAGTGCTCTGTCATGCGCACTGAAACTCCCTCCGTAAATCTCGACACACGACAAACCAGCGAGACTCAGAGAGTTGAGGAAACGAAGCGACTTGTCGGCTCGTCTCTATCCCGCTGAAGATCTCGAGTGTACGTACCTCGTCATCAAAGCGGTTTTCTCCGTTGGCGGCGTGCGTTTCTGcgtgttttccttcttcacatTTGCGCGACTCTCTGTCAcacttgccttctctctctcctcccctctcgccGTCCTTTCCGGTCTCCTCGGCTTTGATCTTCTTTGACGAATCATCGCTCACGGACTCGCGACGGTCCCCGTTGCGCTTCTCacgcttttcctttcctcgcgtttcgcgACCATCTCTGCGCTCTCCGTTCGGCGACTCCGAACGCATACGCAACGGactgttcctctcctcgagtttctccgtctcgcagTTCCTCGACGAtgtctccccttctgccttctcctctctcttcgcagaaccgtcgtcgtctcccgTCTGTGCTGCGTACTTGGCCAGTAGCaactctcgctgtctccttcgctcctcTAGAAAacggtcttcttcttcttcgtcaaaAATCTCCACGTCTGCGAGATCATCATCAGAttcctcgcgctctctcacctcgcgctctctccgctgtccatctcttctctctctgcctttgtcgtctcttctctctttctctctgcctcgttcatatcttctctctctctctcgattttctcttctctctctctctctgcctctgtcagctcttctctctctctctctgtcttctcgtctctctctctctctgtcgtctcttctctctctctctctgccgtctcttctctctctctctctgtcttctctctctctccgtccttcctccttcctggaccggacagaagcagaagaagacgaagaggaaggacggGTCTTGTCTCGCTTTGAGTAGCCCCGGTGTCTCTCGGGAGAGCGGTCAACACTTCTGCGCTCGCCATGGTCCCGAtgagaagagacgcgggagTCTTTCTGCGCCGAAGTGTGAGAAGAGCGTCGCTCTGGCGACCGATAGCGAGAACGTCGCtcaggagaaacagagtcCCTGACAAGCCGAGATGACCCCCCTGGATCTCTCGCACTTTGCcctgaaaacgaaagagacacccgCGCATTAACGGCCGCACatctttcgtctttcctaCAGACGCTTGCGCCTAAAAAACGCCGCATGTCACATCCACACGCGTCTACACACagagatacatacatatatatacatatatatcaatacagtaaatatacatatatatgtatgtatatacacaaatgtatatataagtatgcatgcagatacacGCGTatgatatacatatatatatatatacatacatatatatatatatatatatgtatatgtatatatgacACATGTGCCAGAGTGGATAGTCTTTTGGTGTGGGGAACCCAATGTCTCGACGCAGGGGGTCTCAAAAGTGCGCGGTTTTATACTCAGGTGAGGCATAAACTGGGAACTCTTAGAAAATGAGAATCTGTGGTCAAATGAAACTCGTGAAAACCAGGCAGGGCCGACAAGGACGCCGAAAAGCGAGAGTGGAGCCGGAcattcttctttctcgaagAGAGGGCGAGGAAAGCCTTGCACGCTCACTGCTTttcagagacaaagagaagacagagacaggggaatCCAAACACTCGTCgcccacagagagaagcgcgtaCAAGCCGGCGCCGCAAATTCTGCTCGACAGAGTGTAGAGAGAACCAAGAATTTCTCTTCCCAGCTGCGTCTGCCCTCTCCATCGCACAAGAGGCGttgagagaaaaggagagggaaTAGATACGCATACCCAGTTTCAACCAACAAAAAGGCGTTTTGAGTCAAGACACAAGAGACGGGTGCTGTCGGAGACGAAAGGGGAAAAAGAGCCAGAAGGCAACGCACTTTGACGTTGGAAAACACTCTACAGAAGAATGAGTTTCTCGGGCAAGAAAATCCGCTCGTCGAACGCAAGAAAAAATAACATGTTTCCTCGTGAACACAGGCGATAGACACACCTTGAAGCTGAGAGTCCTGGGACTTAAACCGCCGACAAAGTGTGCGAAAAagagcatgcatgcgaaaatGCCGCACTTCACAAGCATATCCATGCCCAACTGAAGTCACATATGTACTGCTTTACtcacgcatatatatatatatatatatatatgctgaAACAGAACTGAATtcacatacagatatatatatatatatatatatatgtatacataggagaggagaaagaggggatgcagatgaaagagaagagcgttTCTAAAAATTTGAGGGAACTTACAGTCAGCGTCTCTTGCAGAGTGGCGGGAGCGATGAGACGATGTgacttgttcttcctcgcgacgTCTTTTCCTGCTGGACGAGGAAGAGTCCATCCTGTCGACCATGCGTGAAGAAAACGGGTAACGGGAAATGAAACACAAAACGCGCACAGCCTCGGGCGCCCTCGGCTTCAgactgtacgtacaccccactCAGACAGCCAGGGCGAccctgaggagacagaggagagacacttcgagcaagagaggaaggagagagacaggagacaggcaaggagacagacagaagccgAGACGCTAGCAATTGAGAACAGAGGGTTTTCAGGACAGATGTTTCCAGCACAGAAGCTTTTTCAGAAGACAAGCCTTCGAAACAGAGGGCTTGAGAAGGGCGCGTGGAgcgcgcttcgtcttcctctcgcttcgaGGCAGGTGGAATACGCTCTGTTCCTGTGTACGGCGAAGCTACAGGCAGCTAGAGAGAGACCCAGTGCGTTTCTGAGCATGCGCTGACAAACCGAGACACAACggtcgcggagacaggccgcGAATCGAGTGAGAGAGTACGCAGGCCCTGAGtgggagaagcagcgaagtTGCCGTACCACTAGCAGCAGCCACTCTTAACCGAAAGAGAGAGCTCGAAACAGGTTGCGATTGAAGAGACACTgctcctgttctcttccgCCCGACCTGGGCCAAAGAGACACCCTGTGCAACACACtgcgcctttccttctcgctgaCAGCGCCCGGACAAGGTCAGAGCGAGCAATCTGAAGAGaacacggagagaaaggaaacgagagcgcaagagaaacgagagacagagagactcgtTTGCCCGCGTCGCCGCGCGACCTCGACGCTCGCTGCTCTGTCTAGCTTCTCCTGTCCCTCCCCTCGCAAAAACCTGCTTTCCCCGTTCTGACAGTCAGCGAAGCGACAACGCAGGAGAACGGGGACTCCACCTCCAATTCGAGAGCAGAAACTCCGGGAGGACGCTGAGGACCGGCGACCGGCGAGCGAGAGCACATGCCCCCTCAAATCTCTTGTCCGGTGCAGAGAGtctggaaaacgaagagagatcaagggcagagagagaaaatctcccgaaaaaaggaaacgttTCTGGATGCGTCGCCACAAccgcgtttctgcgtttgGCCGCGGAAtaagagaaaaaaggccgGCTGCGCGCGTCCTTCAGCACAGGGTGCTAAGATACGCGCGCACCCCGCGACCGCCTCGTCTGATGCTCAGACACTTGGCGCAACGGCAGCAATGCTGTGGGAAAAGACGGTGGAAAACAGTAGAAAAAGATGATTTCTCAGCGACGGAAACCCGCCCTTCTGCAGAGGGAACAACGGACGATGTGGGCGACGGAAGATTCACCAACGAACTCGAAACGAGGCAACGCGTGCAGGTGGCAAAAGACCGGGTGACAAATACGCTTAAAAGAGAGATTGTACGGAGAAAACCGGTGGAAAACGATGGAGAAGAGCAAAAAACTGTTGGGAAGACTGGAAGCCGGAtaaaagacgagaaagggaaATCATAGGTCCAGTTTCAGTCTTTCTACggacagagacaagcagatACCTCGGAACAGACACTcaagaaaagacagcgagacaacGGGAAACTTGTttctgagaaaaaagaaacggtTTCGACATTGAACTTCAGAAAAAGGCAAATTTAGTTGAATAACGCGACGGCAGCGAGGGTCCTGCCCCCAAAATGCTCCCGCGACTGCGCGAAAACCACCGACAAACGCTGACCTGCCTCCACGCATTCCGGCGTATATACGGAGAACCCGACGCACACCCACTTCTTCCCCGCCAGCTTCGCACGGTCCTAGAACAACAGGAAGAAATTCGTCAGCAGACAAAACCGCTTCTTTCAGCATTACGTAGTGAGAAAGCCTGTTTCCTACGGTAAACACCGAGCTCCCCTAGGAAGTCGAGGTGCTTGCTTTTTTCGCTGCCCAACTGTCCTTGATCAGAAGCACACACGCGAGCTGGAAATGTTGTCAcacaagaaaaaagaaacagcaaCGTGAGTGTATTCTCCTCTGCAAATATCTCACCAGACTGCTTCACATTTGCTCTCATCGGGGTAcacgtttcttttttcccttcTGCACACAGCAAACAGCTCAAGCTGGGGAGACCAGCCCAGCGACTGTTTCAAGTCTTTTTTCCAAGATTAGGTGAACACAAGAAGTCGTGTGAGGCAAGGCCAGCTGGCATCCGGCTTTTTGGTGGGCATCGTAGAGTCGGTTCGCCTAACTCTGCTGCGCCTGCAACCTGGACGCTTTCAGGTGTCTAGACATCCCGGTGTAGGCCGAGTCGAtggcgaaagaaaaacggaatgGGTTTCTAAGATGAGAAAAGGGACTGAACAGCGAAAGATGTGAGGGTCCTCGACTTCCTAGGAACTGTTTCGTGTATGGGAGTGTGGCGTGTgtgcgaaaagaaaaacgacggcgaggaggagCCGGCTCCGGAGCTGGGGGGGAATGTCGGATCATGTCTAGTATTCAGTATCTCATAGCTGGAATTCCATTAAGCATCCTCAATACTATGTTGCCGCTG contains the following coding sequences:
- a CDS encoding cell-cycle-associated protein kinase PRP4, putative (encoded by transcript TGME49_313180~Gene product name based on ToxoDB Community Expert Annotation. Predicted member of protein kinase subfamily CMGC;DYRK;PRP4, (PMID:22047078).), whose protein sequence is MVDRMDSSSSSRKRRREEEQVTSSHRSRHSARDADWQSARDPGGSSRLVRDSVSPERRSRYRSPERRSSHTSAQKDSRVSSHRDHGERRSVDRSPERHRGYSKRDKTRPSSSSSSASVRSRKEEGRREREDRERERRDGRERERRDDRERERREDRERERRADRGRERERRENRERERRYERGREKERRDDKGRERRDGQRREREVREREESDDDLADVEIFDEEEEDRFLEERRRQRELLLAKYAAQTGDDDGSAKREEKAEGETSSRNCETEKLEERNSPLRMRSESPNGERRDGRETRGKEKREKRNGDRRESVSDDSSKKIKAEETGKDGERGGEREGKCDRESRKCEEGKHAETHAANGENRFDDESANIQEALFHHDGDSLVSVEMSSPSVSDFEESSPSEVCSVRRASPTNGKSDEQKETAGEETGFGKETDFAETGEKKPASASAGASVPASALTALGGLDMEALQKRLREEKQKLRRFVIQMKESAEDEESGTSSEEKNDDVDMFSTATKSSQGASKRSRKKRATVSVSATAGPAENWNDSEGYYQATVGELLDDGRYRVECEAIGKGVFSNVLKCYDLQEKRFVAIKCIRHNDMMKKAAEKETSILRLLNSTDKDDKRHIVRLLRHFEYRGHFCLVFEWLWGNLRTALKKYGGGKGLNAPAIHAYSKQLFVALKHLSRCRIIHADLKPDNILLNEKFSSLKVCDLGSASDVSDNEITAYLVSRFYRAPEIILGCRYDLQIDVWSAAATIYELATGQVLFPGRTNNDMLKCIMEVKGKIPTKMIKAGQLSSHHFDENLDFIYRDRDAFFKKEVTRVLHDLRPTRNLTENLIEKQHWLKGNSPKINFLRRKMRQLGDLLEKCLALDPQKRLTPDEALQHPFLKESIHFGAEHTQSRAHAVSASSPVPVLKSTTGSGSGPA